One stretch of Vulpes lagopus strain Blue_001 chromosome X, ASM1834538v1, whole genome shotgun sequence DNA includes these proteins:
- the LOC121482305 gene encoding hsc70-interacting protein — protein sequence MDPRKVSELRAFVKMCKQDPSVLHTEEMRFLREWVESMGGKIPPATHKTKSEDNIKEEKTDSKKAEENIKTDEPSSEESDLEIDNEGVIEPDTDAPQEMGDENVEITEEMMDQANDKKVAAIDALNDGELQKAIDLFTDAIKLNPRLAILYAKRASVFIKLQKPNAAIRDCDRAIEINPDSAQPYKWRGKAHRLLGHWEEAAHDLALACKLDYDEDASAMLKEVQPRAQKIAEHRRKYERKREEREIKERIERVKKAREEHERAQREEEARRQSGAQYGSFPGGFPGGMPSNFPGGMPGMAGGMPGMAGMPGLNEILSDPEVLAAMQDPEVMVAFQDVAQNPANMSKYQSNPKVMNLISKLSAKFGGQA from the coding sequence ATGGACCCCCGCAAAGTGAGCGAGCTTCGGGCCTTCGTGAAAATGTGTAAGCAGGATCCGAGCGTTCTGCACACCGAGGAAATGCGTTTCCTGCGGGAGTGGGTGGAGAGCATGGGGGGTAAAATACCACCTGCTACTCATAAAACTAAATCAGAAGACaatatcaaggaagaaaaaacagataGTAAGAAGGCGGAGGAAAACATAAAGACAGACGAACCATCAAGTGAGGAAAGTGATCTAGAAATTGACAATGAAGGTGTAATTGAACCAGATACTGATGCCCCTCAAGAAATGGGAGATGAAAATGTAGAGATAACCGAGGAAATGATGGATCAGGCAAATGATAAAAAAGTGGCTGCCATTGATGCCCTAAATGATGGTGAACTACAGAAAGCCATTGACTTGTTCACAGATGCCATCAAACTAAATCCTCGCTTAGCCATTTTGTATGCCAAGAGAGCCAGTGTCTTCATCAAATTACAGAAGCCAAATGCTGCCATTCGAGACTGTGACAGAGCTATCGAAATAAATCCTGATTCAGCGCAGCCTTACAAGTGGCGAGGGAAAGCACATAGACTTCTGGGTCATTGGGAAGAAGCAGCACATGATCTTGCCCTTGCTTGTAAACTGGATTATGATGAAGATGCTAGTGCAATGCTGAAAGAAGTTCAACCCAGGGCCCAGAAAATTGCTGAACATCGGAGGAAGTATGAACGAAAACGTGAAGAGCGAGAGatcaaagaaagaatagaaagggtTAAGAAGGCTCGGGAAGAACATGAAAGAgcccagagggaggaagaagccagACGACAATCAGGAGCTCAGTATGGCTCTTTCCCAGGTGGCTTTCCAGGGGGAATGCCTAGTAATTTTCCTGGAGGAATGCCTGGAATGGCAGGGGGGATGCCTGGAATGGCAGGAATGCCTGGGCTCAATGAAATTCTTAGTGACCCAGAGGTTCTTGCAGCCATGCAGGATCCAGAAGTTATGGTGGCCTTCCAGGATGTAGCCCAGAACCCagcaaatatgtcaaaatatcagAGCAACCCAAAGGTTATGAATCTCATCAGTAAATTGTCAGCGAAATTTGGAGGTCAAGCATAA